In a single window of the Penaeus chinensis breed Huanghai No. 1 chromosome 4, ASM1920278v2, whole genome shotgun sequence genome:
- the LOC125025272 gene encoding serine/arginine repetitive matrix protein 1-like — MIRTRIRPRPPSPASLPAWAKCSSSSAPPRQLSRAASLSPPRPEASTPMELSPNLRCDFPRPRSKLLPPTPRLENRLKSIARNESPRVNRQERTAKSDPPEANCRERTAKSDPPRTNRQERTAKNEPPGANRQERTARSDPPGANRQERTARSEPPGTNRQERTARNEPPGANCQERTARNGPPGANCQERTARNGPPGANRQERTARSEPPGTNRQERTAKSEPPGTDRQERTARNEPPGANRQERTARSELPRANRQERTARSEPPGTNRQERTARNEPPEANCQERTAARNGPPGANRQERTARSEPPGTNRQERTAKSEPPGTDRQERTARNEPPGANRQERTARSELPRANRQERTARSEPPGTNRQERTARNEPPGANCQERTAARNGPPGANRQERTARSEPPGTNRQERTAKSEPPGTDRQERTARNEPPGANRQERTARSEPPGTNRQERTAKSEPPPGTDRQERTARNEPPGANRQERTARSELPRANRQERTARSEPPGTNRQERTARNEPPGANCQERTARNGPPGANRQERTARSEPPGTNRQERTAKSEPPPGTDRQERTARNEPPGANRQERTARSELPRANRQERTARSEPPGTNRQERTARNEPPGANRQERTARSELPRANRQERTARSEPPGTNRQERTARNEPPGANRQERTARSELPRANRQERTARSEPPGTNRQERTAKSEPPGTDRQLIPPSLRRTSRGNRMFHFRELGTCCRKKPHVGVLGGVGL, encoded by the exons ATGATTAGGACCCGGAT ACGCCCCCGACCGCCCTCGCCGGCGTCCCTTCCGGCGTGGGCGAAGTGCTCCTCATCTTCAGCTCCTCCTCGGCAGCTGAGTAGAGcagcctccctctcacctccccgcCCGGAGGCAAGCACGCCCATGGAACTCAGTCCAAACCTCAGATGCGACTTCCCACGCCCGCGCTCTAAACTCTTGCCTCCTACGCCGCGCCTAG AGAACCGCCTAAAGTCGATCGCTAGGAATGAATCGCCAAGAGTGAACCGCCAGGAGCGAACCGCCAAGAGTGATCCGCCAGAAGCGAACTGCCGGGAGCGAACCGCCAAGAGCGACCCGCCAAGAACGAACCGCCAAGAACGAACCGCCAAGAACGAACCGCCAGGAGCGAATCGCCAGGAGCGAACCGCCAGGAGCGATCCGCCAGGAGCGAACCGCCAGGAACGGACCGCCAGGAGCGAACCGCCAGGAACGAACCGCCAGGAGCGAACCGCCAGGAACGAACCGCCAGGAGCGAACTGCCAAGAGCGAACCGCCAGGAACGGACCACCAGGAGCGAACTGCCAAGAGCGAACCGCCAGGAACGGACCGCCAGGAGCGAACCGCCAGGAACGAACCGCCAGGAGCGAACCGCCAGGAACGAACCGCCAGGAGCGAACTGCCAAGAGCGAACCGCCAGGAACGGACCGCCAGGAGCGAACCGCCAGGAACGAACCGCCAGGAGCGAACCGCCAGGAACGAACCGCCAGGAGCGAACTGCCAAGAGCGAACCGCCAGGAACGGACCGCCAGGAGCGAACCGCCAGGAACGAACCGCCAGGAGCGAACCGCCAGGAACGAACCGCCAGAAGCGAACTGCCAAGAGCGAACCGCCGCCAGGAACGGACCGCCAGGAGCGAACCGCCAGGAACGAACCGCCAGGAGCGAACCGCCAGGAACGAACCGCCAGGAGCGAACTGCCAAGAGCGAACCGCCAGGAACGGACCGCCAGGAGCGAACCGCCAGGAACGAACCGCCAGGAGCGAACCGCCAGGAACGAACCGCCAGGAGCGAACTGCCAAGAGCGAACCGCCAGGAACGGACCGCCAGGAGCGAACCGCCAGGAACGAACCGCCAGGAGCGAACCGCCAGGAACGAACCGCCAGGAGCGAACTGCCAAGAGCGAACCGCCGCCAGGAACGGACCGCCAGGAGCGAACCGCCAGGAACGAACCGCCAGGAGCGAACCGCCAGGAACGAACCGCCAGGAGCGAACTGCCAAGAGCGAACCGCCAGGAACGGACCGCCAGGAGCGAACCGCCAGGAACGAACCGCCAGGAGCGAACCGCCAGGAACGAACCGCCAGGAGCGAACCGCCAGGAACGAACCGCCAGGAGCGAACTGCCAAGAGCGAACCGCCGCCAGGAACGGACCGCCAGGAGCGAACCGCCAGGAACGAACCGCCAGGAGCGAACCGCCAGGAACGAACCGCCAGGAGCGAACTGCCAAGAGCGAACCGCCAGGAACGGACCGCCAGGAGCGAACCGCCAGGAACGAACCGCCAGGAGCGAACCGCCAGGAACGAACCGCCAGGAGCGAACTGCCAAGAGCGAACCGCCAGGAACGGACCGCCAGGAGCGAACCGCCAGGAACGAACCGCCAGGAGCGAACCGCCAGGAACGAACCGCCAGGAGCGAACTGCCAAGAGCGAACCGCCGCCAGGAACGGACCGCCAGGAGCGAACCGCCAGGAACGAACCGCCAGGAGCGAACCGCCAGGAACGAACCGCCAGGAGCGAACTGCCAAGAGCGAACCGCCAGGAACGGACCGCCAGGAGCGAACCGCCAGGAACGAACCGCCAGGAGCGAACCGCCAGGAACGAACCGCCAGGAGCGAACCGCCAGGAACGAACCGCCAGGAGCGAACTGCCAAGAGCGAACCGCCAGGAACGGACCGCCAGGAGCGAACCGCCAGGAACGAACCGCCAGGAGCGAACCGCCAGGAACGAACCGCCAGGAGCGAACCGCCAGGAACGAACCGCCAGGAGCGAACTGCCAAGAGCGAACCGCCAGGAACGGACCGCCAGGAGCGAACCGCCAGGAACGAACCGCCAGGAGCGAACTGCCAAGAGCGAACCGCCAGGAACGGACCGCCAGCTCATCCCGCCGTCGCTTCGTCGGACAAGCCGTGGCAA CCGTATGTTTCATTTCCGAGAGCTTGGAACATGTTGTCGAAAGAAGCCTCATGTGGGCGTACTTGGAGGCGTGGGCTtataa